The following proteins come from a genomic window of Streptococcus oralis:
- a CDS encoding CoA-binding protein, whose protein sequence is MSQEFINPSDGVIRQYLATSKTLAVVGLSDREETTSNRVTKEMQARGYKIIPVNPKAAGGEILGEKAYASLAEIPFPVDIVNVYRRSEFLPDVARDFLKADAKIFWAQLGLENLEAEEILRAGGCDDIVMNRCIKREHTRLILEQ, encoded by the coding sequence ATGAGCCAAGAATTTATCAATCCAAGTGATGGTGTGATTCGTCAGTATCTGGCGACCAGTAAAACGTTAGCAGTAGTGGGTTTGTCTGACCGTGAGGAAACAACTAGCAATCGAGTGACTAAGGAGATGCAAGCTCGGGGCTATAAAATCATTCCAGTTAATCCCAAGGCTGCAGGTGGTGAAATTTTGGGAGAAAAGGCTTATGCGAGTCTAGCTGAGATTCCTTTTCCTGTAGATATTGTCAATGTTTACCGTCGCAGCGAGTTTCTGCCAGATGTGGCGCGTGATTTTCTCAAGGCTGATGCCAAGATTTTCTGGGCGCAATTAGGGCTTGAAAATCTAGAAGCGGAAGAAATCTTGCGTGCTGGAGGATGCGATGACATCGTGATGAATCGCTGTATTAAGAGAGAACATACTCGCTTAATTCTTGAGCAATAA
- the comA gene encoding peptide cleavage/export ABC transporter ComA produces the protein MKFGKRHYRPQVDQMDCGVASLAMVFGYYGSYYSLARLRELAKTTMDGTTALGLVKVAEELGFETRAIKADMTLFDLPDLTFPFVAHVLKEGKLLHYYVVTGQDKKTIHIADPDPGVKMTKISRERFAQEWTGISLFMAPSPDYKPHKEKKQGLLSFLPILFKQRGLITNIVLATLLVTLINIVGSYYLQSIIDSYVPDQMRSTLGIISIGLVIVYILQQILSYAQEYLLLILGQRLSIDVILSYIKHVFHLPMSFYATRRTGEIVSRFTDANSIIDALASTILSIFLDVSTILIISLVLFSQNMTLFFISLLALPIYTVIIFAFMKPFEKMNRDTMEANAVLSSSIIEDINGIETIKSLTSESSRYQKIDKEFVTYLKKSFTYSRAESQQKALKKVAQLLLNVAVLWMGAVLVMDGKMSLGQLITYNTLLVYFTNPLENIINLQTKLQTAQVANNRLNEVYLVASEFEEKKTVEDLSMMKGDITFKQVHYKYGYGRDVLSNINLTIPQGSKVSFVGISGSGKTTLAKMMVNFYDPSQGEISLGGVNLNQIDKKALRQHINYLPQQPYVFNGTILENLLLGAKEGTTQEDILRAVELADIREDIERMPLNYQTELTSDGAGISGGQRQRIALARALLTDAPVLILDEATSSLDILTEKRIVDKLMALDKTLIFIAHRLTIAERTEKVVVLNQGKIVEEGTHADLLARGGFYAHLVNS, from the coding sequence ATGAAATTTGGGAAAAGACACTATCGCCCTCAGGTGGATCAGATGGATTGCGGCGTGGCTTCCTTGGCTATGGTATTTGGCTACTACGGTAGTTATTACTCCTTGGCTCGTCTACGAGAGTTGGCCAAGACGACCATGGATGGGACGACTGCTTTGGGTCTTGTAAAGGTAGCAGAGGAGCTTGGTTTTGAAACGCGGGCTATCAAGGCGGATATGACGCTCTTTGACTTGCCAGATTTGACCTTTCCCTTTGTGGCTCATGTGCTCAAGGAAGGGAAATTGCTCCACTACTATGTGGTGACAGGTCAGGATAAGAAGACCATCCATATCGCTGATCCAGATCCTGGTGTCAAGATGACCAAGATTTCCCGTGAGCGATTTGCGCAAGAATGGACAGGGATCAGTCTCTTTATGGCGCCATCTCCAGACTATAAACCCCATAAGGAGAAAAAACAGGGGCTCCTATCCTTCTTGCCAATCTTATTCAAACAGCGTGGCTTAATTACCAATATCGTCCTAGCGACACTCTTGGTGACCCTGATTAACATTGTAGGTTCTTATTATCTGCAGTCTATCATTGATAGTTACGTGCCAGACCAGATGCGCTCAACGCTGGGCATCATCTCTATTGGGCTGGTCATCGTCTATATCCTCCAGCAGATTTTGTCCTACGCGCAGGAATATCTCCTACTAATCCTTGGGCAACGCTTGTCGATTGACGTGATTTTGTCTTATATTAAGCATGTTTTTCACCTGCCAATGTCCTTTTACGCGACACGCAGGACAGGGGAAATCGTGTCTCGTTTTACAGATGCCAATAGTATCATCGATGCGCTGGCGTCGACCATTTTGTCTATCTTTTTGGATGTGTCGACGATTTTGATTATTTCGCTTGTCTTGTTTTCACAAAATATGACGCTCTTTTTCATTAGCCTGCTTGCACTTCCCATTTATACAGTGATTATCTTTGCCTTTATGAAGCCTTTTGAAAAGATGAATCGGGATACCATGGAAGCCAATGCGGTTCTGTCTTCTTCTATCATCGAGGACATCAACGGTATTGAGACCATTAAATCTTTGACTAGTGAAAGTTCACGCTATCAAAAGATTGATAAGGAATTTGTGACTTATCTGAAAAAATCCTTTACCTACAGTCGGGCAGAAAGCCAGCAAAAGGCTCTGAAAAAAGTTGCTCAGCTCCTGCTCAATGTTGCCGTTCTCTGGATGGGAGCAGTGCTCGTCATGGATGGCAAGATGAGTTTGGGCCAGTTGATTACCTATAATACCTTGCTTGTTTACTTTACCAATCCTTTGGAAAATATCATCAACCTACAAACCAAACTTCAGACAGCGCAGGTTGCCAATAACCGTCTGAATGAGGTTTATCTGGTAGCTTCGGAGTTTGAGGAGAAGAAAACGGTCGAAGATTTGAGCATGATGAAGGGAGATATAACCTTTAAGCAAGTCCACTATAAGTATGGCTATGGACGGGACGTCTTGTCGAATATCAATTTGACGATTCCGCAAGGCTCTAAGGTGTCTTTTGTGGGGATCTCAGGGTCAGGTAAAACCACCTTGGCCAAGATGATGGTTAACTTTTACGACCCAAGTCAGGGGGAGATTAGTCTGGGTGGTGTCAATCTTAATCAGATTGATAAAAAAGCCTTGCGCCAGCATATCAACTATTTGCCTCAACAGCCCTATGTCTTTAACGGAACGATTTTGGAGAATCTTCTCCTGGGAGCTAAGGAGGGGACGACACAGGAAGATATCTTACGAGCAGTTGAATTGGCTGATATTCGGGAGGATATCGAGCGCATGCCACTGAATTATCAGACAGAATTGACTTCGGATGGAGCAGGTATTTCTGGGGGGCAACGGCAGCGAATCGCTCTGGCGCGTGCTCTCTTGACGGATGCACCTGTCTTGATCTTGGATGAGGCGACTAGCAGTTTGGATATTTTGACAGAGAAGCGGATTGTGGATAAACTCATGGCTTTAGACAAGACCTTGATTTTCATCGCCCACCGCTTGACCATTGCTGAGCGGACAGAGAAGGTTGTTGTCTTGAATCAGGGCAAGATTGTCGAAGAAGGCACCCATGCAGACTTGCTTGCTCGAGGTGGCTTTTACGCCCATTTGGTGAATAGCTAG
- a CDS encoding class IIb bacteriocin, lactobin A/cerein 7B family: MTNFDKMEQNFVALTEEELMDVDGGAWPIVAWVIANPVTATKIAGGITAAGIAGYNYVTSRW, from the coding sequence ATGACAAATTTTGACAAAATGGAACAAAACTTTGTAGCTCTCACAGAAGAAGAGTTGATGGATGTGGATGGAGGAGCATGGCCGATTGTAGCTTGGGTGATTGCTAATCCTGTGACAGCAACTAAAATTGCTGGTGGAATTACTGCAGCAGGAATTGCAGGTTATAATTATGTGACGAGTAGATGGTAA
- a CDS encoding acyl carrier protein yields the protein MTEKEIFDRIVTIIQERQGEDFVVTEVLSLKDDLDADSVDLMEFVLTLEDEFGIEITDEEIDQLQSVADVVAIIKDKK from the coding sequence ATGACAGAAAAAGAAATTTTTGACCGTATTGTGACCATTATCCAAGAGCGACAGGGAGAGGACTTTGTCGTAACAGAGGTCTTGAGTTTGAAAGATGACCTAGATGCGGACTCAGTGGACTTGATGGAGTTCGTCCTAACGCTAGAAGATGAATTTGGTATCGAAATCACTGATGAGGAAATCGACCAACTTCAAAGTGTAGCCGATGTAGTAGCGATTATTAAAGATAAAAAATAG
- a CDS encoding YeiH family protein, whose product MSFLSKNGAGILACLLISIVSWFLGGFFPVVGAPVFAIFAGMLLHPWLSPYKQLDAGLTFSSKKLLQYAVILLGFGLNISQVFAVGQTSLPVILSTISISLIVAYLFQRFFALDTKLATLIGVGSSICGGSAIAATAPVIHAKEKEVAQAISVIFFFNVLAALIFPTLGTWLHLSNDGFALFAGTAVNDTSSVTATASSWDSLYQTNTLESATIVKLTRTLAIIPITLFLSYWQSRQQKNSQDFQLKKVFPLFILYFILASLLTTLLTSLGVSSSFFTPLKQLSKFLIIMAMSAIGLKTNLVAMIKSSGKSILLGALCWIAIILTSLGMQALIGTL is encoded by the coding sequence ATGTCATTTTTATCAAAAAATGGAGCAGGAATCTTGGCCTGCCTTCTCATTTCTATCGTATCTTGGTTCCTGGGAGGATTTTTCCCCGTTGTGGGCGCACCTGTCTTTGCCATTTTTGCGGGAATGCTCCTACACCCCTGGCTCTCACCCTATAAACAACTAGACGCAGGGTTGACCTTTAGTTCCAAGAAATTGCTCCAGTATGCCGTTATCTTACTCGGTTTTGGTCTCAATATCTCGCAAGTCTTCGCAGTTGGACAAACTTCACTCCCGGTCATCCTATCAACGATTTCAATTTCCTTGATTGTCGCCTACCTCTTCCAGCGTTTCTTTGCACTAGACACAAAACTGGCAACCTTGATTGGAGTGGGATCTTCTATCTGTGGTGGCTCTGCCATTGCTGCTACAGCACCCGTTATCCATGCTAAAGAAAAGGAAGTAGCCCAAGCCATTTCCGTTATCTTTTTCTTCAATGTCTTAGCTGCACTTATCTTTCCAACTCTAGGAACCTGGCTTCACCTATCCAATGACGGCTTTGCCCTCTTTGCAGGAACTGCGGTCAATGATACTTCTTCTGTAACGGCCACCGCCAGCTCCTGGGACAGTCTTTACCAAACCAATACCCTCGAATCGGCAACCATTGTTAAACTCACGCGCACCTTAGCAATCATTCCCATCACTCTCTTTCTCTCCTACTGGCAAAGCCGCCAGCAAAAAAACAGCCAGGATTTCCAACTGAAAAAAGTCTTCCCACTTTTTATACTTTATTTCATCCTAGCCTCTCTCTTAACGACTCTTCTCACCTCTCTCGGTGTGTCTAGTAGCTTCTTCACCCCTCTCAAACAACTCTCCAAATTTCTCATTATCATGGCTATGAGTGCTATCGGTCTCAAAACAAATCTAGTAGCCATGATCAAATCCAGCGGAAAATCCATTCTTCTTGGAGCCCTTTGCTGGATTGCCATCATCCTCACCAGTCTTGGCATGCAAGCATTGATTGGTACTTTATAA
- a CDS encoding class IIb bacteriocin, lactobin A/cerein 7B family — MEKSILKFETMTETDLQEIQGGAFPLLIPVAVGFVKGFVYTGGAILTTRALLSGK, encoded by the coding sequence ATGGAAAAATCTATTTTAAAATTTGAAACAATGACTGAGACGGACTTGCAGGAAATTCAAGGGGGAGCCTTTCCCCTTCTTATCCCTGTGGCAGTCGGTTTTGTAAAAGGTTTTGTATATACAGGTGGAGCTATTTTAACAACTCGAGCACTCTTGTCAGGTAAATAG
- a CDS encoding bacteriocin immunity protein, producing the protein MKVFQLLRKAWPETTVLFGSMAYLLIRIVADVNKIDLPKWFEYFDIPTISLFLMTFILLYRSEEKDNKR; encoded by the coding sequence ATGAAAGTTTTTCAGTTATTACGAAAAGCTTGGCCAGAGACCACTGTATTATTTGGCTCGATGGCTTATCTACTTATTAGAATCGTAGCTGATGTAAACAAAATAGACCTACCTAAATGGTTTGAGTATTTTGATATACCTACGATTTCATTATTCTTGATGACCTTTATCTTACTTTATAGAAGTGAAGAAAAAGATAACAAACGATGA
- the comB gene encoding competence pheromone export protein ComB, whose translation MKPEFLESAEFYHRRYHNFSSRVILPMSLLLVFLLGFAVFAEKEISLSTRATVEPSRIIANIQSTSNQRIVGNYLEENKLVKQGDLLVQYQQGAEAIQVEAYASQLEMLKDQKKQLGYLQSSLKEGSDQFPEADKFGYQEMFRDYLSQANGLRSNVSQQNETIASQNAAASQTQAEIGNLISQTEAKIRDYQIAKSAIETGASLASQNLAYSLYQSYKSQREENPQAKAQAVAQVEAQLSQLESSLATYRVQYAGSGTQQAYASGLSSQLESLKSQHLVKVGQELTLLDQKILEAESGKKVQGGLLDKGKITASEDGVLHLNPETSESTMVAEGTLLAQLYPSLEKEGKTKLTAYLSSKDVARVKIGDSVRYTTTNDAKNQIFLDSTITSIDATATKTEQGNFFKIEAETHLTSEQAEKLRYGLEGRLQMITGKKSYLRYFWDQFLNKG comes from the coding sequence ATGAAACCAGAATTTTTAGAAAGTGCGGAGTTTTACCATCGTCGTTACCATAATTTTTCCAGTCGGGTGATTTTACCTATGTCACTTCTACTCGTGTTTTTACTGGGATTTGCAGTTTTTGCAGAGAAGGAGATTAGTTTGTCTACCAGAGCGACTGTCGAACCTAGTCGGATCATTGCCAACATTCAGTCGACTAGTAATCAACGCATTGTGGGCAACTATCTGGAAGAAAACAAACTAGTCAAGCAAGGGGACCTACTCGTTCAGTACCAGCAAGGGGCAGAGGCTATCCAGGTTGAGGCATATGCCAGTCAATTGGAGATGCTAAAGGATCAAAAAAAGCAGTTGGGATATTTGCAATCCAGTTTGAAAGAGGGGAGTGATCAATTTCCAGAGGCGGATAAGTTTGGATATCAGGAGATGTTTAGAGATTATCTCAGCCAAGCGAATGGTCTAAGAAGTAATGTTTCTCAGCAAAATGAGACCATCGCGTCCCAGAATGCAGCAGCTAGTCAAACCCAAGCTGAAATCGGGAACCTCATCAGTCAAACAGAGGCTAAAATTCGCGATTACCAGATAGCTAAGTCAGCTATTGAAACAGGCGCTTCCTTGGCCAGTCAGAATCTGGCCTACTCTCTCTACCAGTCCTACAAGTCTCAGAGAGAGGAAAATCCGCAAGCTAAGGCTCAGGCTGTTGCACAGGTTGAAGCACAGCTTTCTCAGTTAGAATCAAGTCTTGCTACTTACCGTGTCCAGTATGCAGGTTCCGGAACCCAGCAAGCCTATGCGTCAGGCTTAAGCAGTCAACTGGAATCACTCAAATCTCAGCACTTAGTCAAAGTTGGCCAGGAATTAACTCTTCTAGATCAGAAAATTTTGGAGGCGGAATCGGGTAAGAAGGTACAGGGAGGTCTCCTCGACAAGGGGAAGATTACAGCAAGTGAGGATGGGGTGCTTCACCTCAATCCTGAGACTAGTGAATCTACGATGGTCGCAGAAGGAACCCTGCTAGCCCAACTCTATCCATCCTTGGAAAAAGAAGGAAAAACCAAACTCACAGCCTATCTCAGTTCAAAAGATGTTGCTAGAGTCAAGATTGGGGACTCTGTCCGTTATACTACAACTAATGATGCGAAGAATCAAATTTTCCTGGATTCCACGATTACAAGTATTGATGCGACAGCTACAAAGACTGAACAAGGAAATTTCTTTAAAATTGAGGCGGAGACCCATCTGACTTCTGAGCAGGCTGAAAAACTTCGCTATGGTTTAGAAGGCCGCCTGCAGATGATCACGGGAAAGAAAAGCTATCTCCGTTATTTTTGGGATCAATTTTTGAATAAAGGGTAA
- a CDS encoding pyridoxal phosphate-dependent aminotransferase, whose amino-acid sequence MDLTKRFNKQLDKIQVSLIRQFDQAISEIPGVLRLTLGEPDFTTPDHVKEAAKRAIDQNQSYYTGMSGLLTLRQAASDFVKEKYQLDYNPENEILVTIGATEALSATLTAILEEGDKVLLPAPAYPGYEPIVNLVGAEVVEIDTTENGFVLTPEMLEKAILEQGDKLKAVILNYPANPTGITYSREQLEALADVLRKYEIFVVCDEVYSELTYTGQAHVSLGTMLRDQAIIINGLSKSHAMTGWRLGFIFAPAAFTAQLIKSHQYLVTAANTMAQHAAVEALTAGKNDAEPMKKEYIQRRDYIIEKMTALGFEIIKPDGAFYIFAKIPSGYNQDSFAFLKDFAQKKAVAFIPGAAFGRYGEGYVRLSYAASMETIREAMKRLEEYMREA is encoded by the coding sequence ATGGACTTAACCAAGCGCTTTAATAAACAGTTAGATAAGATTCAAGTTTCGTTGATTCGCCAATTTGACCAGGCTATTTCGGAGATTCCTGGGGTCTTGCGTTTGACCTTGGGGGAACCTGATTTTACAACGCCAGATCATGTCAAGGAAGCAGCCAAGCGAGCGATTGACCAGAATCAATCCTACTATACAGGGATGAGTGGTCTGTTAACATTACGTCAGGCAGCCAGTGATTTTGTAAAAGAAAAATACCAGCTAGATTACAATCCTGAAAATGAAATCTTGGTTACAATTGGAGCGACAGAGGCTTTATCTGCTACTTTGACAGCTATTTTGGAAGAGGGAGATAAGGTGCTCTTGCCAGCTCCTGCCTATCCAGGTTATGAGCCAATTGTCAATCTAGTTGGGGCAGAGGTTGTCGAGATTGATACGACTGAAAATGGTTTTGTCTTGACCCCTGAAATGTTGGAAAAGGCCATTTTGGAGCAAGGCGACAAGCTCAAGGCTGTCATTCTCAACTATCCGGCTAATCCGACAGGAATTACCTATAGTCGGGAGCAGTTGGAAGCCTTGGCAGACGTTTTACGCAAGTATGAGATTTTTGTTGTCTGTGATGAGGTTTACTCGGAATTGACCTATACAGGGCAAGCCCATGTATCTCTGGGAACGATGCTGAGAGACCAGGCTATTATTATTAATGGCTTGTCTAAATCGCATGCTATGACTGGTTGGCGTTTAGGCTTCATCTTTGCTCCTGCAGCTTTCACAGCTCAGTTAATCAAGAGTCACCAATATTTGGTTACTGCCGCAAACACTATGGCTCAACATGCTGCGGTGGAGGCTTTGACCGCTGGTAAAAACGATGCAGAGCCTATGAAGAAGGAATACATCCAGCGTCGAGATTATATCATCGAAAAGATGACTGCTCTTGGTTTTGAGATTATCAAACCAGACGGTGCCTTCTATATCTTTGCTAAGATTCCATCAGGCTACAATCAAGACTCCTTTGCTTTTCTGAAGGATTTTGCTCAGAAGAAGGCCGTTGCCTTTATCCCTGGCGCAGCCTTTGGGCGTTACGGAGAAGGCTATGTGCGTCTGTCTTATGCAGCCAGCATGGAAACGATCAGAGAAGCCATGAAACGACTTGAGGAGTACATGAGAGAAGCATGA
- the plsX gene encoding phosphate acyltransferase PlsX: MKKIAVDAMGGDYAPQAIVEGVNQALADFSDIEIQLYGDESKIKQYLTARERVSIIHTDEKIDSDDEPTKAIRKKKNASMVLAAKAVKEGEADAVLSAGNTGALLAAGFFIVGRIKNIDRPGLMSTLPTIDGKGFDMLDLGANAENTAQHLHQYAVLGSFYAKNVRGISKPRVGLLNNGTESSKGDPLRKETYDLLIADQSLNFVGNVEARDLMNGVADVVVADGFTGNAVLKSIEGTAMGIMDLLKTAITGGGLRAKLGALLLKNSLKGLKKQLNYSDVGGAVLFGVKAPVVKTHGSSDAKAVYSTIRQIRTMLETDVVAQTAREFSGE; encoded by the coding sequence ATGAAAAAAATCGCAGTAGATGCTATGGGGGGCGATTACGCACCTCAAGCCATCGTTGAGGGTGTCAACCAAGCCCTTGCTGACTTTTCAGATATTGAGATTCAACTCTATGGAGATGAAAGTAAGATCAAGCAATATCTAACAGCGAGAGAGCGCGTCAGCATTATCCATACGGATGAGAAAATTGACTCAGATGATGAGCCGACAAAAGCAATCCGTAAAAAGAAAAATGCCAGCATGGTATTAGCAGCCAAGGCAGTCAAAGAAGGAGAGGCAGACGCCGTCCTCTCTGCTGGCAACACAGGTGCCTTGTTGGCTGCAGGATTCTTCATTGTAGGTCGTATCAAGAATATCGACCGTCCTGGACTCATGTCGACCTTACCGACCATTGATGGCAAAGGGTTTGACATGCTAGACCTTGGAGCCAATGCAGAAAATACAGCCCAGCACCTGCATCAATATGCTGTCCTAGGTTCCTTCTATGCGAAAAATGTTCGTGGGATTTCGAAACCACGTGTTGGTTTGCTCAACAATGGAACAGAAAGCAGCAAGGGTGATCCGCTTCGTAAGGAAACATACGACTTGCTAATAGCTGATCAAAGTTTGAACTTTGTCGGAAACGTGGAAGCGCGTGATCTGATGAATGGCGTTGCGGATGTTGTTGTGGCAGATGGTTTCACGGGAAACGCTGTGCTCAAATCTATCGAAGGGACAGCCATGGGTATCATGGACTTGCTTAAGACAGCTATCACAGGTGGTGGACTTCGAGCAAAACTTGGTGCTCTCCTTCTCAAGAATAGCCTTAAGGGTTTGAAAAAGCAGCTCAACTATTCAGATGTTGGAGGTGCAGTTTTGTTTGGCGTCAAAGCGCCTGTTGTAAAAACTCATGGCTCAAGTGATGCCAAGGCTGTGTACAGTACGATTCGTCAGATTCGTACCATGCTCGAAACAGACGTAGTTGCTCAGACTGCGCGTGAATTTTCAGGAGAATAA
- the purC gene encoding phosphoribosylaminoimidazolesuccinocarboxamide synthase — translation MSKQLIYSGKAKDIYTTEDENLIISTYKDQATAFNGVKKEQIAGKGVLNNQISSFIFEKLNAAGVATHFVEKLSDTEQLNKKVEIIPLEVVLRNYTAGSFSKRFGVEEGIAFETPIVEFYYKNDDLDDPFINDEHVKFLKIADDQQIAYLKEETRRINELLKAWFAEIGLKLIDFKLEFGFDKDGKIILADEFSPDNCRLWDADGNHMDKDVFRRGLGELTDVYEIVWKKLQGLK, via the coding sequence ATGTCAAAACAACTGATCTATTCGGGAAAAGCCAAGGATATCTATACAACTGAGGATGAAAATCTCATTATTTCAACTTACAAGGACCAGGCGACTGCCTTCAACGGTGTCAAGAAGGAGCAGATTGCGGGCAAGGGAGTGTTAAATAATCAGATTTCATCTTTTATTTTTGAGAAATTAAATGCGGCTGGTGTAGCGACTCACTTTGTGGAGAAACTTTCGGACACGGAACAACTCAATAAAAAGGTTGAGATTATTCCTTTGGAAGTTGTGCTCCGCAACTACACGGCTGGTTCCTTTTCAAAACGTTTTGGCGTTGAAGAAGGTATCGCATTTGAGACTCCGATTGTCGAATTTTACTATAAAAATGATGATTTGGATGATCCCTTTATCAATGACGAGCATGTGAAATTCCTTAAAATTGCGGATGACCAGCAGATTGCTTACTTGAAGGAAGAAACCCGTCGTATCAATGAACTTTTGAAGGCTTGGTTTGCTGAGATTGGTCTTAAATTGATTGACTTTAAGCTAGAGTTCGGTTTTGACAAGGATGGCAAGATTATCTTGGCAGACGAGTTTTCACCAGATAACTGCCGTTTGTGGGATGCGGATGGTAACCACATGGACAAGGATGTTTTCCGTAGAGGACTCGGAGAATTGACAGATGTTTATGAGATTGTCTGGAAAAAGTTGCAGGGTTTGAAATAA
- the recO gene encoding DNA repair protein RecO — protein sequence MIQSITSQGLVLYNRNFREDDKLVKIFTEQAGKRMFFVKHAGQSKLAPVIQPLVLARFLLRINDDGLSYIEDYHEVMTFPKINSDLFVMAYATYVAALADASLQDNQQDAPLFAFLRKTLELMEAGIDYQVLTNIFEIQILTRFGISLNFNECVFCHRVGQAFDFSFKYGACLCPEHYHEDERRCHLNPNIPYLLNQFQAIDFETLETISLKPEIKQDLRKFIDQIYEEYVGIHLKSKKFIDSLADWGQLLKEEDK from the coding sequence ATGATTCAGTCTATCACGAGTCAAGGCTTGGTGCTCTACAATCGTAACTTTCGTGAGGATGACAAGCTAGTCAAAATTTTTACCGAGCAGGCAGGCAAGCGCATGTTTTTCGTCAAACACGCTGGCCAGTCCAAACTAGCTCCGGTTATTCAGCCCTTGGTGTTGGCACGATTTCTCTTGCGAATCAATGATGACGGGCTTAGCTACATCGAGGACTATCACGAGGTGATGACCTTTCCCAAGATTAATAGTGATCTCTTTGTCATGGCCTATGCAACCTATGTGGCTGCTCTTGCAGATGCTAGTTTGCAGGATAATCAGCAGGATGCTCCCTTGTTTGCTTTCTTGAGGAAGACTCTAGAGTTAATGGAAGCAGGCATAGATTATCAGGTTTTAACCAATATTTTTGAAATTCAAATCTTGACTCGATTTGGAATCAGCCTCAACTTTAATGAGTGCGTCTTTTGCCATCGGGTGGGTCAGGCTTTTGACTTTTCTTTCAAATATGGAGCTTGTCTTTGCCCAGAGCATTATCATGAAGATGAGAGACGTTGCCATCTGAATCCCAATATCCCTTATCTGCTCAATCAATTTCAAGCCATTGATTTTGAGACCTTGGAGACCATTTCGCTCAAGCCGGAAATCAAGCAAGACTTGCGCAAGTTTATAGACCAAATCTACGAAGAGTATGTTGGAATTCACCTAAAATCAAAGAAATTTATTGATTCCCTAGCAGACTGGGGACAATTACTAAAAGAGGAAGACAAATGA